The following are encoded together in the Bombus affinis isolate iyBomAffi1 chromosome 6, iyBomAffi1.2, whole genome shotgun sequence genome:
- the LOC126917082 gene encoding pancreatic triacylglycerol lipase-like — MTKLSSYIFFVLLNILIAGADDNVSTIFVRLFKRDGSYLDANILNKTELVTLGKNLRKNTNTVFFIHGYTESINSNDVVLVTNAHLQATNNNVLAVDYQRIAGLPYVVGVTMIEVVAKVVGEALNILASSRMNSKTLHVIGHSLGAQIAGVLPENINFRLTRITGLDPAGPLFYLLNPRLTSEDADFVDIIHTDAGFYGITLRSGHVDFYPNGGHRPQPGCSLINIPLSSADFCSHQRSYIYYSESVRNHKAFIGKCQKDCNSDLVPMGFITPHNTRGVYSLTTNAESPFGRGIEGV, encoded by the exons ATGACGAAACTTTCTTCTTACATTTTCTTCGTTTTACTCAACATTTTGATAGCAG GTGCTGATGACAATGTTAGTACAATTTTTGTACGTTTATTCAAAAG ggATGGTTCTTACCTTGAtgcaaatatattaaataaaactgaaTTGGTAACACTGGGAAAGAATCTACGAAAAAATACAAACACGGTATTCTTCATACATGGCTATACAGAGAGCATAAATAGCAACGATGTGGTTCTTGTAACGAATG CGCATTTACAGGCCACGAATAATAATGTCCTTGCAGTCGATTATCAACGAATTGCTGGACTCCCGTACGTAGTTGGTGTGACAATGATCGAGGTAGTCGCAAAAGTTGTTGGCGAAGCTTTGAATATTTTAGCGAGTTCTAGAATGAATTCGAAAACGTTACATGTAATTGGACATTCACTGGGTGCTCAGATAGCAGGAGTTCTTCCAGAAAACATAAACTTCAGACTTACCAGGATAACAG GCTTGGATCCCGCCGGTCCTTTATTCTACCTTTTAAATCCTCGATTGACCTCTGAGGATGCTGACTTTGTAGATATTATCCACACTGACGCGGGCTTTTACGGAATAACTTTGCGTAGTGGTCACGTGGATTTCTATCCGAACGGTGGTCACAGGCCACAACCAGGTTGCAGCTTGATCAACATACCTCTATCGTCAGCAG ATTTCTGCAGTCACCAGAGGTCCTACATATACTATTCAGAATCAGTTAGAAATCATAAGGCTTTCATTGGTAAGTGTCAAAAGGACTGTAACAGCGATCTCGTGCCAATGGGTTTTATTACGCCACATAATAC GAGGGGTGTATATTCTCTGACAACAAATGCGGAGAGTCCTTTCGGTCGAGGTATCGAAGGAGTGTAG
- the LOC126917073 gene encoding inositol polyphosphate 1-phosphatase — translation MKDGSRLLSILLKASEKAANIARACRHNNALFKLLVQEKSEEEKNPRFFQDFKTLADVLIQETIKHDIGLEFPELAKVVQGEETNTFSNAMGESIVVEVCPTVEETTELLAKVMGSDIATAELLAIEVHKDVQFLDIPMVVELPFDFDIDIYDLGIWIDPIDSTADYINGNEKVDEVTGVHMSGLRCVTVLIGVFLKSTGIPIVGVINQPFYTNVDLRWKGNCYWGFMEKDVGTCSIVKETTNKKIIVLSRVEDENVKSKLLGAGFTLVEAAGAGYKILSVALGQVDAYILSKGSTYKWDTCGPQALLRSLDGGIIEFQSFISNPDSDYMDVKYLPMSTNLSNSNGLIAYRNFETLQTLKSILCK, via the exons ATGAAAGACGGAAGCAGATTGTTGTCTATTCTTCTGAAAGCTTCAGAGAAAGCAGCAAATATTGCAAGAGCTTGCAGACATAATAATGCTCTATTTAAATTACTTGTACAAGAAAAATCAGAGGAAGAAAAGAATCCACGCTTCTTCCAAGATTTCAAAACCTTAGCAGATGTTCTTATTCAAGAAACGATCAAGCATGACATAGGATTAGAG tTTCCAGAACTGGCTAAGGTAGTGCAAGGAGAGGAAACTAATACATTCAGCAATGCCATGGGTGAATCTATAGTGGTTGAAGTATGTCCGACTGTTGAAGAAACCACTGAACTATTAGCCAAAGTGATGGGTAGTGATATTGCAACTGCTGAATTATTAGCCATTGAAGTTCATAAGGATGTTCAATTCTTAGATATTCCAATGGTAGTAGAGCTACCTTTTGATTTTGATATTGATATTTATGATCTTGGTATATGGATAGATCCAATTG ATTCAACTGCTGATTATATAAATGGGAATGAAAAGGTGGATGAAGTCACTGGCGTACATATGAGTGGTTTACGATGTGTCACTGTCTTGATTGGAGTATTCTTGAAAAGCACAGGCATACCAATTGTGGGAGTAATTAATCAGCCTTTTTATACAAATGTAGATTTACG ATGGAAAGGCAATTGCTACTGGGGATTTATGGAAAAAGATGTTGGAACATGTTCTATAGTGAAAGAAACTACCAACAAAAAAATAATCGTTCTGAGTAGAGTTGAGGATGAAAATGTGAAATCTAAACTCTTAGGTGCTGGTTTCACTTTAGTGGAAGCAGCTGGGGCtggttataaaatattaagcgTTGCCCTTGGACAAGTCGATGCTTATATTTTATCTAAAGGATCTACATACAAGTGGGATACTTGTGGCCCACAAGCTCTTCTACGTTCTTTAGATGGTGGTATTATTGAATTCCAAAGTTTTATAAGTAATCCTGATTCTGACTATATGGATGTAAAATATTTACCAATGTCTACCAATTTGTCGAATAGCAATGGTTTGATAGCGTACCGAAACTTTGAAACTTTGCAAACATTAAAGTCGATTTTATGCAAATAA
- the LOC126917057 gene encoding protoporphyrinogen oxidase, translating to MTAILGGGISGLSAAYYALENPKLAPSVILEVSNRVGGWIRSVKQPDGTIFETGPRVIRANAHDLLKLIEELNLSSKVIPIKAEHPAAKNRYIYADNVLHCLPNSLKGIITKNTLLNHSLARLLWNDFKAAKVLKDDESIYDFVERRFGKDVSEKMVAPILCGICGGDIHQLSAKSFITNIFETEQKYGSVFMGLVQKKFSDILNIKENKEVTLENTNETQKIVKSNNISSLLVQKAKRELWSTWGLEGGFEQLPQTLAKNITKRGVNIKMKHNCEQIIFNKDCVELIVNGKVEKYSHIISSLPAKSLANLIQKQHPVLSKELYSIPTVTIAVVNLQFSENVLPINAFGVLIPPKEEIPILGIIFDSCALPQNSKMTVLTVMMGGAWFEKYFGRCSSEEHLKTVAVKYANKLLCINEDPKACNVSILKDCIPQYIIGHAQRLTRIHNYISAHKLPLALCGSSYHGVGVSHVILSAKEAVSSINQVMI from the exons ATGACAGCTATACTAGGTGGTGGTATATCAGGTTTATCAGCTGCATATTATGCTCTTGAAAATCCAAAACTGGCTCCATCAGTTATATTAGAAGTTTCAAATCGTGTAGGTGGTTGGATACGTTCTGTAAAACAACCTGATGGAACAATCTTTGAAACAGGTCCACGAGTTATTAGAGCTAACGCACatgatttattgaaattaatagaAGAATTGAATTTATCGTCTAAAGTCATTCCAATTAAAGCTGAACATCCTGCTGCTAAAAATCGATATATTTATGCAGACAATGTATTGCATTGTTTACCTAATTCCCTAAAAGGAATTATAACGAAAAATACACTGTTAAATCATTCTTTAGCTAGGCTTCTGTGGAATGATTTTAAAGCAGCAAAAGTTCTTAAAGATGACGAAAGCATATATGATTTTGTAGAAAGGAGATTTGGCAAAGATGTATCTGAAAAGATGGTTGCACCAATATTATGTGGAATTTGTGGTGGTGACATACATCAATTAAGTGCAAAATcttttataacaaatatatttgaaaCTGAACAAAAATATGGTTCTGTATTTATGGGTCTTGTGCAGAAAAAATTTtcagatatattaaatataaaagaaaacaaagaagTTACATTGGAAAATACAAATGAGActcaaaaaatagtaaaatcaAATAACATATCTTCGCTTTTAGTACAGAAAGCTAAAAGAGAATTATGGAGTACATGGGGACTAGAAGGAGGTTTTGAACAATTGCCTCAAACACTGGCTAAAAATATTACTAAACGTGGAgtgaatataaaaatgaaacataactgtgaacaaataatatttaataaagattGTGTAGAATTAATTGTAAATGGAAAAGTTGAAAAATATTCTCATATCATATCAAGTTTACCTGCTAAGAGTTTAGCTAATTTAATTCAAAAGCAACACCCAGTACTGTCTAAAGAATTATACAGTATACCTACAGTAACGATAGCTGTAGTTAATCTCCAGTTTTCTGAAAATGTTTTACCAATAAATGCCTTTGGGGTTCTCATTCCACCAAAAGAAGAAATTCCAATTTTGGGTATAATATTTGATTCATGCGCCCTTCCTCAAAATTCCAAAATGAca GTACTAACAGTAATGATGGGTGGAGCATGGTTTGAAAAATACTTTGGTAGATGCTCATCTGAAGAACATTTAAAAACAGTAGCAGTTAAATATGCAAACAAACTTTTATGCATTAATGAAGATCCCAAGGCATGTAATGTTTCCATTCTGAAAGATTGTATTCCACAATATATAATAGGTCACGCACAACGCTTAACTCGCATCCACAATTACATCTCCGCGCATAAACTACCTTTAGCGTTGTGTGGCTCT